Below is a genomic region from Brassica oleracea var. oleracea cultivar TO1000 chromosome C9, BOL, whole genome shotgun sequence.
ACTCAGGCAGAGGAGGACTAAACAAACCACCTTCTCCATCATCACTCTCAATCCCTGCCTTAAGCACACCTAAAGAGACAGTAACAATAACATGATCCGCAAACACAACAGACCCATCTGAGAAATGCAGCTTCACAGGATCCTCTTCATTACTCTCCCACTCGATCTTCGTCACCCTCCGGTTCAATTCAACAACACCTTGAGGAAGAACAGAGGCCAAGTGATGGATGACACTTAGATAGCCTTTAGCTATAGTGATTTCCTCTCCTGGAAACATCTGGTACTCGCTCTCCGCCGCGTAGTCAAGCGTGTAGAGATCATCAGCGGACGTGTAAGTCCTCTGGGTGTTGCTAAACATAGTGAAGATAGCTTCTTCAAGCGACCTCCTGCTCCATGTCCCACACCCTTCGACCCCATTCTCTGCTTTACTAACTGAAGCCCAGTAAGCTTCAAACCCAGATCTCAAGAAAGACCCAACACTGCTACCGTTAAGCCCATTAACGGAAGAATAAAACCTAGTGGCAATTTCGTAATTTTCACCCAAATCTCCTCCGTCGTCGTCGATCTCTTTCCCCTGAGCTAACTCCATGAGAGCACTGAACAGCCCCGAGACGGATTCGACGATAGGAGGCTCAATCTCGAACCCGCCTTCCGCAAAGGTCCTAGCTTTATCGACGGTGGAGTCCATACACTCCCACGGCTCCTCGGAGACGAGAGACCCCGTCTCCTCGGCGATTTTGTAGATAGGGCTGCCGCCGATGCCGTGGATCCACGTGGCGCCCATCTCGATCTTCTCGGCGGAGAACTCGGAGGTGTTGATCCTCCCGCCGATTCTTGACCCGCCTTCAACGACGGAGAGGTCGAAAGCGTTGTTGGAGTGAGTGTAGAGCTTGTTCGCCGCCGTGAGGCCGGCCATTCCGGCTCCGATGATCACGATTCTCGGTTTCTTCGCCATGAGTGTCGGTGTGTATGGTGCCGGTGAAATGAAGTAAAGAGAGAGAGAGAGTTGGAAGTGTGGTGAGGGGATGAAGGAAGGGAGAGGGAGAAGGTGAATGAATGAATGGAGAGAGATTACTTTGGCTGAGCATTTATAAGGGAGGGAGAGAGAGAGACAGTGTGTGTGTGTGTGTGTGTCTGAACCGCAAAGCTGAGTTGTGAGATTTTACTAATTACTATGTTCTTGATTTTATCAGTCATATTTTATTTTAAATTGTTTTTTTTATCAAAATTTTAAATTGTTAAGATTCTACACTGCTGTAAATATATTGAAATTTATTTTTATCTATACATTTTTTTGTGATTTATAATTATAAATATTTAATACCATGTAATCTATAGTTGAAATGTTTTATAATCTATAATTATCTATCAGCATAAGTTTTTTTAATATTATTTATGATTTAGATATGTTACTAACTATATGGAGTATTTTTTTTTGGTAATGTACAATTTGATGAAACTGGCCTTGTAAATTAGTGATTACTGAGAAGCTAGCACCTGTGTTGTTTTATAATAATATTATTATACTCAAAAGTTAGCTTTAATTATTTAACAAGTACTGTTTTTTTTCAAGATCCACTAAACACTGTTTAGATTAAAAAAAAAAAGAACCAAATTATTACCATCAGTATCACACTCAACTTGTGTGAAACACAAAGATGTACATGTCAAATTAGATTTTACGTCCCCTCAAAGCTCACCTATCCTCTCACTGACTAATCGTTTTTTTCTTTCAGAAAAGCTATATATGTTCATTATAATATATTTTAATTTTATAAATCATACTACTGTTCTGGTATAGGAGAGAGACACACCTTGTTTATGTGTGCCAGCAAAATTACCAGAAGAAGTTTTTGAGCGTTAGAGGCGGTTCAACTGCTTCCAACGATTTTTTTAGTGAACAGTGATTGAGTGGATTTGCATGTTCTGCGACATGCTCCGAACGTACCAACAACGTGTCAATATTTATGCCTAGTGTGTTTATATATCTGTTTTTTCTAACAATACATTCTGTCATTTCTTGTTCTATATTTTTGCACGATTTAAAATGTCTACTAAACTTATTTTCACGTATGTTAAGTTCAATTATGAAAATATGTAAGAGTAACTAAGTTTGACTAGTTTCTTAAAACATACGTGTATAAACCTTCTTTACGGTTTTACCACCGTGTGCTTTTCAAATAAAAGCTCTCCATATAAGAATTTAGCAATTTAGTTTACAAAAAAAAAAATAGCAATTTCACTGCGCATAAAAATTCAAAAAACAAACAGATGATTCTGACAAACAAATTAAAGTGAGAAAAACTAATAGAAAGAAATGATAATTTTGGAAAGAGAGAGGTCACATGTAAAGCAAGAAGACGATGGCGGTGACAAACGGAAAAAAAAAATCCAGCAAATGACAGAGGTACGCCCCACAAGATGCAAATTATGAGTCAGTGGTACTGATCTATCTTTGATTGGATACCCATTATGATCAACCTATGCATGATTGTGTCATCACTCGAAGATCCATCATAACATAATTGTATATAGCTCAGTTTTATTTTTTGGCAACAATATAGCTCAGTTTATTTGTGCATGCCTCTATACTTAAAAACAACCATCCTAATTATTCTGATTCTGAAAGAAAGAAAAATTGATACAAAAGTTAAAATGGTTTTAGTTTAATTTTAATTGAAATTAACCTGAAGGTGGCGAATATATATGGCTATCATACATATAAACATGTTGAGTTTAAATAAATATCGTCATACAATATGATTTTCAAAGTATGTTATAGGGAGTTGGTTGGAAAAAAAATTAACTATCTATAATTCTATGTCATCGTTATTAGATTTTCGGTGATTCATCATGTAAAAGGGGGAAAACTTGGAAATGTGAGATTAACAAACCATGAAACAATTATAAACTTTTTTTTGGTAAAAAACAATTATTAACAATTACTCCATCCGTTTCATATTTAGTGTCGTTGTAGAAAAAAAATTTCGTTACAAAATAATTGTCGTTTTCGATTTTCAATGCAAAATTTATTAATTTTATGCAGTAATTTATTTTTTTATTGGTTGAAATATAGTTAGGTGTATAGGTAATTGTATTTTTATATATGAAATATACAAAATTAATTGTTTCTTTAATCTGTGTGCATAAGGTCAAAATGACATTTAATATGAAACAGAGAGAGTATAAACTCGAAGATTCTTATCTATCTACTTTTCTGAGGTTAGCTTTTTCTTGGAAGAAGTATTGTTTGCTTGATTTGTTTTTGGATCAAATACTATTGTTTGAAGTTGAAACTTTTAAAATACTCAATCGACGTGATAATTTATTTTATTTAAGTCGACAAGCATATATATATATAGTGGAAACTATAAAGATGTTAAGTATGTTTTCCTTTTGCTTTTTTTTG
It encodes:
- the LOC106317884 gene encoding probable polyamine oxidase 5; its protein translation is MAKKPRIVIIGAGMAGLTAANKLYTHSNNAFDLSVVEGGSRIGGRINTSEFSAEKIEMGATWIHGIGGSPIYKIAEETGSLVSEEPWECMDSTVDKARTFAEGGFEIEPPIVESVSGLFSALMELAQGKEIDDDGGDLGENYEIATRFYSSVNGLNGSSVGSFLRSGFEAYWASVSKAENGVEGCGTWSRRSLEEAIFTMFSNTQRTYTSADDLYTLDYAAESEYQMFPGEEITIAKGYLSVIHHLASVLPQGVVELNRRVTKIEWESNEEDPVKLHFSDGSVVFADHVIVTVSLGVLKAGIESDDGEGGLFSPPLPEFKSDAIKRLGYGVVNKLFVEVSQRRFPSLQLVFEKEDSEYRFVKIPWWMRRTATIAPIHSNSKVLLSWFAGKEALELEKLTDEEIIDGVLTTVSCLTGKEVKKDNGKAPKTFTNGSLREDDDEEVVKITKVLTSKWGGDPLFRGSYSYVAVGSSGDDLDAMAEPLPQINKKSGQVNGHGQAKVHELQVMFAGEATHRTHYSTTHGAYYSGLREANRLLKHYKCDF